The region GTTTCAGCCGAACAGCCGGCAAAGGCGGCATAATAAGAAAGTCCATAATCATCTGCCAGGTAGCGGAAGGGGAAGCGGTCTCCGAATAAAACGGTGTTCAGCTGGGCGGAGTCCACAGTCTGCTGGTAGCCTTTATCTAATTCATCCAGCTTTTTTTCATAGGTATCTGCATTTACAGAATAATCTCCGGCATTTGCACTGTCGATCTCCCCCAGCTTTGATGCAATGTAATTGCAGAAGGTTTTGGCATTTTTTAAGGACAGCCAGACGTGCTCGTCATATTCCGGGCCTTCCCCGACACCTTCCTGGTCATGTTCTTCTTCCTCTGGTTCCATTCCCTCCATCATTTCTTCCTCCTTGACGGTGTCGCCCAGAACCTCCAGAAGATTGATTACAGTCATGTTTTTATTTGCTGCCTCCTTTAAGGCATCTTCTACCCATTGGTCGGATTCACCGCCAACATAGATAAACATGTCGCAGTTTGAAATTTTGATGATATCTTCCGCTGTGGGCTGGTAGCTGTGCAGGTCTACGCCGTTATCAAGAAGCATGGTAATTTCTACATCACCGGCGTGGCTGCCCAGGATCTCCCTGACCCAATCGTATTCCGGGAAAATTGTGCAAACCACGCGCAGTTTGTCATTCTCGCTGGTCTTTGCATTGGTGCTGGAGCAGGCAGTAAGTGCTCCAATTAAAAGAAGTCCTGTCAAAAGACAGGCCATAAATAATTTTTTCATTATTCAGTACCTCCAGATAAATATTGATGATTAAAAATGGGCATGGATATACAGAGGAGTAAAAATAAAATCAATATCTGCCTGAAAATTGGGCAGACTTCTCCCCTGTATCATACAATATTTAATTTGTCAGCTTTACCTTAAGAGAAACTAGGGTGTGTGAAGGGTTCCGGTGAATTACCGGGTTCGTGCAGATAATAAAGAATTGAGTTGCAGCAAATACGGCAGCAACAGTGAAAAGACCTGTTCCCAGGTTGTTAAGCACCTGGATACAAGCCTGGACCTCAAGACATATGGGGCAGTTTTCGCCTATGCAGTTATGGCGGGATTCGGCAGTTATAAAAAGTACGGAAAAGAGCAGCATAAAAATAACTGCCAGAGTCATAAGCCTGGCAAGAAGCTTTCGATTTTTTACCATGTCTCTTCCTCCTTTTAAATCACAGGATTATCAGATGCAATTTTTGCAGATGCCGTAAATCACAGACTTTTCTTTTTTGATCTGGAACCCGTCAATCCTTAAAATGTCATCCAGCATTCTGTCGGCGATGCCGGCATTCATATGAACGGTCTCTCCGCATTTTATGCAGTTCATATGAATACAATTACGGCAATCATCCAAATGGATGTACTGGTAGAAAAATTCTCTGCTCCCTTCCTTCGTAAAACGGTTGATCCGTCCTTTGTCCTGGAGATAAGTGAGATTACGGTACACTGCACTTAAACTCACGGATGAATCGGAAAGGCAGTCAGCAATCTGTTTAGCAGAAAACTGCTTGTCAGGATTCTCCTGTAAAAAGGCAACAAGCTGTTTTCTTTGTTCTGTCTTATAGTTTGCCAAAGGGATTCACTTCCTAAATTTGCGGTTTATTTGCAAATAAGTGTACTTCTGAATTGGAAGATTGTCAATATAATTTGCGAATATTTCGCAAATTGAGAAAAGACTTTCACTAAGAGGAAAGGTGAAGTTTTTTCCGCAAATTTCGTGTTTATATTTACATAATACGGCAGACTGTGTTAAAATAAGCATAATATTTATCAAGGAGAGCGGTAATGAAAGA is a window of [Clostridium] saccharolyticum WM1 DNA encoding:
- a CDS encoding metal ABC transporter substrate-binding protein; translation: MKKLFMACLLTGLLLIGALTACSSTNAKTSENDKLRVVCTIFPEYDWVREILGSHAGDVEITMLLDNGVDLHSYQPTAEDIIKISNCDMFIYVGGESDQWVEDALKEAANKNMTVINLLEVLGDTVKEEEMMEGMEPEEEEHDQEGVGEGPEYDEHVWLSLKNAKTFCNYIASKLGEIDSANAGDYSVNADTYEKKLDELDKGYQQTVDSAQLNTVLFGDRFPFRYLADDYGLSYYAAFAGCSAETEASFETIAFLSKKVDELGLKSVLTIEGTKHKIAETIIQNTKDKNQTVRSMDSMQSTTSKDMEHGATYLSIMQTNLDVLKEALK
- a CDS encoding Fur family transcriptional regulator, yielding MANYKTEQRKQLVAFLQENPDKQFSAKQIADCLSDSSVSLSAVYRNLTYLQDKGRINRFTKEGSREFFYQYIHLDDCRNCIHMNCIKCGETVHMNAGIADRMLDDILRIDGFQIKKEKSVIYGICKNCI